A portion of the Natronococcus sp. AD-5 genome contains these proteins:
- a CDS encoding IucA/IucC family protein, with translation MSTGVDPRAAGEATDVDPSARADDATVHAFLNCYLRETGDYEVREEGVAGVDPGADGLLRARLPAQDVELLAPLEYRSPTERHLFETPVRYRIADGAARPIDAATLAALAVKDLSLERDGDAVPDDLLERVLRSKRNVESFVAARAGDEGRLYAEELSFRDAEQALVFGHHRHPTPKSRQGIAARDRATYAPELRGSFPLHYFRAEPDLVAADSALDRSAATWVKDALRADPDVPASFVAEHVESEDALLPVHPWQAEYLLEQPRVRDRLGDGLEHLGPVGREFFPTTSVRTLYGEDAPFMVKSSLNVTITNSVRTNKRPELERGVAVAELLETEFGDELDAAFPSFDVVRDPAYLALDVGEGRESGLETVLRANPFRGDAAANATPLVSLCQDAISGPSRLGRIVEGIADEEGRSTDAVSAEWFRRYLEIAIRPVLWLYLVQGVGVEAHQQNAVLTLDDEGYPEAFRYRDNQGFYFPESVYPEVEAYLSGVGERADTVCADAIADERLRYYAILNNAFDVINAFGCAGLVGEHRLLALLREELERARDRYDRSSSTLLDPLLESPTVPCKANLLTRFRGLDELENDLENQSVYADVKNPLVTELDP, from the coding sequence ATGAGCACCGGCGTCGATCCTCGCGCGGCGGGCGAGGCGACCGACGTCGACCCGTCGGCGCGGGCCGACGACGCAACCGTGCACGCGTTCCTCAACTGCTACCTGCGGGAGACGGGCGACTACGAGGTCCGCGAGGAGGGCGTCGCCGGCGTCGACCCTGGAGCCGACGGCCTCCTTCGGGCGAGGCTTCCCGCGCAGGACGTCGAGCTCCTGGCGCCGCTCGAGTACCGCTCGCCGACGGAGCGACACCTGTTCGAGACGCCCGTTCGCTATCGGATCGCCGACGGCGCGGCGCGGCCGATCGACGCGGCCACGCTCGCCGCGCTCGCGGTGAAGGACCTCTCCCTCGAGCGCGACGGCGACGCCGTTCCGGACGACCTGCTCGAGCGGGTCCTGCGCAGCAAGCGAAACGTCGAATCGTTCGTCGCGGCGCGGGCGGGTGACGAGGGGCGCCTCTACGCCGAGGAGCTGTCGTTTCGCGACGCCGAGCAGGCGCTCGTCTTCGGTCACCACCGTCACCCGACGCCGAAGAGTCGCCAGGGCATCGCGGCGCGCGACCGGGCGACGTACGCCCCGGAACTGCGAGGATCGTTCCCGCTGCACTACTTCCGGGCGGAGCCCGACCTCGTGGCGGCCGACTCGGCGCTCGACCGGAGCGCCGCGACCTGGGTGAAAGACGCCCTCCGGGCCGATCCCGACGTCCCGGCGTCGTTCGTCGCCGAGCACGTCGAGAGCGAGGACGCCCTCCTGCCCGTCCACCCGTGGCAGGCGGAGTACCTCCTCGAGCAGCCTCGCGTCCGCGACCGCCTCGGCGACGGCCTCGAGCACCTCGGCCCCGTCGGGCGGGAGTTCTTCCCCACGACGTCCGTCCGGACGCTCTACGGCGAGGACGCGCCGTTCATGGTGAAGTCGTCGCTGAACGTGACGATCACCAACTCCGTCCGGACCAACAAGCGTCCGGAACTCGAGCGCGGCGTCGCCGTCGCCGAGTTGCTCGAGACCGAATTCGGCGACGAACTGGACGCCGCGTTCCCCTCTTTCGACGTCGTCCGCGACCCCGCGTACCTCGCGCTCGACGTCGGCGAGGGCCGTGAGTCGGGGCTGGAGACGGTCCTGCGAGCCAACCCGTTCCGGGGCGACGCCGCGGCGAACGCGACCCCGCTGGTCTCGCTCTGCCAGGACGCGATTTCCGGACCCTCCCGCCTCGGTCGGATCGTCGAGGGCATCGCCGACGAGGAGGGGCGCTCGACCGACGCGGTGAGCGCCGAGTGGTTCCGTCGCTACCTCGAGATCGCGATCCGCCCCGTGCTCTGGCTCTACCTCGTGCAGGGCGTCGGCGTCGAAGCCCACCAGCAGAACGCCGTGCTCACGCTCGACGACGAGGGCTACCCCGAGGCGTTCCGCTACCGGGACAACCAAGGGTTCTACTTCCCCGAGTCGGTCTACCCCGAGGTCGAGGCATACCTGTCCGGCGTCGGCGAGCGCGCGGACACCGTCTGCGCGGACGCGATCGCGGACGAACGGCTCCGGTACTACGCGATCCTGAACAACGCCTTCGACGTGATCAACGCGTTCGGCTGCGCGGGACTCGTCGGGGAACATCGCCTGCTGGCGCTCCTTCGCGAGGAACTCGAGCGCGCTCGCGACCGGTACGACCGGTCCTCGTCGACCCTCCTCGATCCGCTCCTGGAGTCGCCGACCGTCCCCTGTAAGGCGAACCTGCTCACCCGCTTCCGGGGGCTCGACGAACTGGAGAACGACCTCGAGAATCAATCCGTCTACGCGGACGTGAAGAATCCGCTCGTCACCGAACTCGACCCATGA
- a CDS encoding GNAT family N-acetyltransferase produces the protein MTGPDATVAADYDYQTYDRSIGRTISLRQASPERDLGRLHAWLGNEHVKPYWQLDLPLPAFCDRLAEKLADDHLTPYVGCLDHVPMSYWECYWAAEDDVANHYDAEPTDQGVHLLIGPEEYLGRGYALPLMRAVVAMQFRHSETDRVIAEPDARNERAIRVFEECGFEPGTEFHFDEAEKDALLLICERDRFESDVLPAGRGADEEPPVAPTRGVGDGD, from the coding sequence ATGACAGGACCAGACGCGACCGTCGCAGCCGACTACGACTATCAGACCTACGATCGGAGCATCGGACGGACGATCTCGCTCCGTCAAGCCTCGCCGGAGCGCGACCTCGGTCGCCTCCACGCGTGGCTGGGGAACGAGCACGTGAAACCGTACTGGCAGCTCGACCTGCCGCTCCCGGCGTTTTGCGACCGCCTCGCGGAGAAACTGGCCGACGACCACCTCACGCCCTACGTCGGCTGTCTCGACCACGTCCCGATGAGCTACTGGGAGTGCTACTGGGCGGCCGAGGACGACGTCGCGAACCACTACGACGCCGAGCCAACGGACCAGGGCGTTCACCTGCTGATCGGCCCCGAGGAGTACCTCGGCCGCGGCTACGCCCTCCCGCTGATGCGGGCGGTCGTCGCCATGCAGTTCCGTCACTCCGAGACCGACCGGGTGATCGCGGAACCCGACGCCCGCAACGAGCGGGCTATCCGCGTCTTCGAGGAGTGCGGGTTCGAGCCCGGGACGGAGTTCCACTTCGACGAAGCCGAGAAGGACGCCCTGCTGCTGATCTGCGAGCGCGATCGGTTCGAGTCGGACGTGCTCCCCGCCGGTCGCGGCGCCGACGAGGAACCGCCGGTCGCGCCGACTCGAGGGGTGGGCGACGGTGACTGA
- a CDS encoding lysine N(6)-hydroxylase/L-ornithine N(5)-oxygenase family protein, protein MTEAVHDVVGVGLGPFNLGLAAMVDDLEEDVDAVFLERDAEFRWHEGMLLEGTTLEVPFLADLVTLADPTNPHSYLNYLRETGRIYEFYFYETFQIPRREYDDYLRWAAERLESCRFSREVTAVRWNDDEHYVVTAEHPETGERFEYRGENLALGIGSRPRVPDHLRGHPESDVFHTARYRHNRHRALEADSITVVGSGQSAAEVFQDLLERQPEGGYRLDWLTRSDGFFPMEYSKLGLQHFTPEYARYVYELPQEVKDELVPNQDLLYKGVDPGTSAEIYDLLYRRSIGDREPDVGLFAMTEVRNIEPVGDAYALDCHQWQAGESFVHESDVVILGTGYERPIPDFLEPLEDRIEWDDRGRFGVTEDRRLEIDATGDVFLQNAELHTHGVGVPDLGLGCYRNAKFVNRLVSREAYPEDDDTVYQDFSVEQFVEHAPGASRRRGSELTLTQDD, encoded by the coding sequence GTGACTGAGGCGGTTCACGACGTCGTCGGCGTCGGCCTCGGCCCGTTCAACCTCGGCCTCGCGGCCATGGTGGACGATCTCGAGGAGGACGTCGACGCCGTCTTCCTCGAGCGCGACGCCGAGTTCCGCTGGCACGAGGGGATGCTGCTCGAGGGGACGACCCTCGAGGTCCCGTTCCTCGCGGACCTCGTGACGCTCGCGGATCCCACGAATCCACACAGCTACCTCAACTACCTGCGGGAGACGGGACGCATCTACGAGTTCTACTTCTACGAGACGTTCCAGATCCCTCGGCGGGAGTACGACGACTACCTCCGCTGGGCGGCCGAGCGCCTCGAGAGCTGCCGGTTCAGTCGGGAGGTCACCGCGGTCCGCTGGAACGACGACGAGCACTACGTCGTCACCGCCGAGCACCCCGAGACCGGCGAGCGCTTCGAGTATCGCGGCGAGAACCTCGCGCTCGGGATCGGCTCTCGTCCGCGGGTTCCCGACCACTTGCGGGGCCACCCCGAGAGCGACGTGTTCCACACCGCGCGATATCGTCACAACCGCCACCGGGCGCTCGAGGCCGACTCGATCACCGTCGTCGGCTCCGGACAGAGCGCCGCCGAGGTGTTCCAGGACCTGCTGGAACGACAGCCCGAGGGCGGCTACCGCCTCGACTGGCTGACCCGGTCGGACGGCTTCTTCCCGATGGAGTACTCGAAGCTCGGCCTCCAGCACTTCACCCCCGAGTACGCCCGGTACGTCTACGAGCTTCCCCAGGAGGTCAAAGACGAACTCGTCCCGAACCAGGATCTGCTCTACAAGGGCGTCGATCCGGGGACGAGCGCCGAGATTTACGACCTGCTCTACCGGCGCTCGATCGGCGACCGGGAGCCCGACGTCGGTCTCTTCGCGATGACCGAAGTACGGAACATCGAGCCCGTCGGCGACGCGTACGCGCTCGACTGCCACCAGTGGCAGGCCGGGGAGTCGTTCGTCCACGAGAGCGACGTCGTGATCCTCGGGACGGGGTACGAACGCCCGATCCCGGATTTCCTCGAGCCGCTCGAGGACCGCATCGAGTGGGACGACCGCGGTCGGTTCGGGGTGACCGAGGATCGCCGACTCGAGATCGACGCGACGGGAGACGTCTTCCTCCAGAACGCCGAACTGCACACCCACGGCGTCGGCGTTCCCGACCTCGGCCTCGGCTGTTACCGCAACGCGAAGTTCGTCAACCGGCTGGTCAGTCGCGAGGCGTATCCCGAGGACGACGACACCGTCTACCAGGACTTCTCTGTCGAACAGTTCGTCGAGCACGCGCCCGGCGCCTCCCGTCGACGCGGGAGCGAACTGACCCTGACGCAGGACGACTAA
- a CDS encoding IucA/IucC family protein, with product MNPNDETLRNALDAEVWETVERRLLTKMIAEFTYEEILAARKVETGDDRAAYRFELGDAAYRFEATERLMDSVHVHGETVERRDGDEWMPLDDPLRLLRDLGEATDLEGLTEGNLVREYKRTLLADAHIEARRRDREGFDPLDLDYARLEGEMDGHPWITYNKGRLGWGYDDYRQYAPERKEPVTLSWVAVRKGKSTFVSTPAVDHDSLVRGELGDYYGTFRDRLAARGLDPDAYYFVPVHDWQWDNSVVPLFADDIAADDIVPLGEGPDEYLPQQSVRTFVNVDDAEKHHVKVPMRILNTLVWRGLPGERTELAPTVTEYIEGIYEGDGFLQEQGLVLPGEIAGVNYDHSDFTDIEGSPYQYHELLGAVWRESIYTFLEEDERAITLSALMHVDGDGEPSLSRLVERSGLTTDEWLEEFFDTVLPPLLHFLYRYGTVFSPHGQNTILIVEDGVPTRLAVKDFVDDVNVSDRPLPELEALPDEMHDVLRKEPPEGLCQFIFSGLFVCVLRYVADVLEEREDYPETKFWTHAREAILDYQARFPELEERFELFDLLQPEFTKLSLNRNRLFDYGYDDAPGRPHASEHGTVANALHEVAGERPDYARRPDPADD from the coding sequence ATGAATCCGAACGACGAGACCCTACGGAACGCACTGGACGCAGAGGTCTGGGAGACGGTCGAACGCCGCCTCCTGACGAAGATGATAGCGGAGTTCACCTACGAGGAGATCCTCGCGGCGCGGAAGGTGGAGACCGGCGACGACCGCGCCGCCTACCGCTTCGAGCTCGGAGACGCGGCGTACCGCTTCGAGGCGACCGAACGGTTGATGGATAGCGTACACGTCCACGGTGAGACCGTCGAACGGCGCGACGGCGACGAGTGGATGCCCCTCGACGACCCGCTTCGCCTGCTGCGGGACCTCGGCGAGGCGACGGACCTCGAGGGCCTCACCGAGGGAAACCTCGTCCGGGAGTACAAGCGAACGCTCCTCGCCGACGCGCACATCGAGGCTCGTCGGCGGGACCGCGAGGGGTTCGACCCGCTGGACCTCGACTACGCCCGCCTCGAGGGCGAGATGGACGGCCACCCGTGGATCACCTACAACAAGGGGCGCCTCGGGTGGGGGTACGACGACTACAGGCAGTACGCTCCGGAGCGGAAGGAGCCCGTGACGCTCTCGTGGGTCGCCGTGCGCAAGGGGAAGTCGACGTTCGTCTCGACGCCGGCGGTCGATCACGACTCGCTCGTGCGGGGCGAACTCGGCGACTACTACGGGACGTTCCGCGACCGCCTCGCCGCTCGGGGGCTCGACCCCGACGCCTACTACTTCGTGCCGGTCCACGACTGGCAGTGGGACAACAGCGTCGTCCCGCTGTTCGCCGACGACATCGCCGCCGACGATATCGTGCCGCTGGGCGAGGGCCCGGACGAGTACCTCCCGCAGCAGTCGGTTCGAACGTTCGTCAACGTCGACGACGCCGAGAAACACCACGTGAAGGTGCCGATGCGCATCCTCAACACGCTCGTCTGGCGCGGCCTCCCCGGCGAACGGACGGAGCTCGCGCCGACGGTCACCGAGTACATCGAGGGAATCTACGAGGGAGACGGGTTCCTCCAGGAGCAGGGACTCGTCCTCCCGGGCGAAATCGCCGGCGTCAACTACGATCACTCGGACTTCACCGACATCGAGGGCTCGCCGTACCAGTACCACGAGCTACTGGGCGCCGTCTGGCGCGAGTCGATCTACACCTTCCTCGAGGAGGACGAGCGCGCGATCACGCTCTCCGCGCTGATGCACGTCGACGGCGACGGCGAACCCTCCCTCTCGCGGCTCGTCGAACGGTCCGGGCTCACCACGGACGAGTGGCTCGAGGAGTTCTTCGACACCGTGCTCCCGCCGCTGTTGCACTTCCTCTACCGATACGGAACGGTGTTCTCCCCGCACGGACAGAACACGATCTTGATCGTCGAGGACGGCGTTCCGACGCGCCTGGCGGTCAAGGACTTCGTCGACGACGTGAACGTGAGCGACCGGCCGCTTCCCGAACTGGAGGCGCTCCCGGACGAGATGCACGACGTCCTCCGGAAGGAGCCGCCGGAGGGCCTCTGTCAGTTCATCTTCTCCGGGCTGTTCGTCTGCGTCCTTCGCTACGTCGCGGACGTCCTCGAGGAACGCGAGGACTATCCCGAAACGAAGTTCTGGACGCACGCGAGGGAGGCGATCCTCGACTACCAGGCGCGGTTCCCCGAACTCGAGGAGCGATTCGAGCTGTTCGACCTGCTCCAGCCGGAGTTCACGAAGCTCAGCCTCAACCGCAACCGGCTCTTCGACTACGGCTACGACGACGCACCCGGACGTCCGCACGCGTCCGAGCACGGGACGGTCGCGAACGCGCTTCACGAAGTCGCGGGCGAGCGCCCCGACTACGCGAGACGACCCGATCCCGCCGACGACTGA
- a CDS encoding NAD(P)H-dependent oxidoreductase, whose amino-acid sequence MNVLLILGHPRTDSFCGALATAYREGAREAGVEVRELAVADLEFDPDVHTECPSDQPLEDDLLEAQREIEWADHLVFVYPNWWGTMPARLKGFFDRVFVPGFAFSFYDEGEGAGREELLDDKTAELIVTMDMPAWVYRWIFRQPGNNAVKRATLGFAGVRTTRVTNLGSVEDSTPERREEWLEGTRGLGRSLASGPESQLSRTKRTATAWLKALRLQFYPMAWVAYTIGALAATGSSDVFAGGAYWLGLGFLAFLEAATVLSNEYVDYETDRRNTFAGPFTGGSRVLVDDELSFGELRTGIAALLSAAAAFGGATVLIGRGSPAAMAGIMGALAVLALGYTIPPLKLVYRTLGELDVAVTHSVGVLLCGFVFLGGAWHDPLPWLLGLPFLLSVLPSITLAGVPDAAADRLADKETVAVRFGIGGAATVAAATALLAALTGALWQALDVVPGYSPLIYLGIAHALGLVWLLRRRLEPRTGPQRIDGLMMASLSYIAWFGVVPLVGLL is encoded by the coding sequence GTGAACGTACTCCTCATCCTGGGTCATCCCCGGACGGACAGCTTCTGCGGTGCGTTGGCGACGGCGTACCGGGAGGGTGCCCGCGAGGCCGGCGTCGAGGTCCGCGAACTCGCCGTCGCCGACCTCGAGTTCGATCCGGACGTCCACACCGAGTGTCCGAGCGACCAGCCGCTCGAAGACGACCTTCTGGAGGCACAGCGCGAGATCGAGTGGGCCGATCACCTCGTGTTCGTCTACCCGAACTGGTGGGGAACGATGCCCGCGCGGCTCAAGGGGTTCTTCGACCGGGTGTTCGTTCCCGGGTTCGCGTTCTCGTTCTACGACGAGGGCGAGGGCGCGGGCCGCGAGGAGCTGCTGGACGACAAGACCGCCGAACTGATCGTCACGATGGACATGCCCGCGTGGGTCTACCGCTGGATCTTCCGTCAACCGGGCAACAACGCCGTCAAGCGCGCCACGCTCGGGTTCGCGGGCGTGCGGACCACGCGCGTAACGAACCTGGGCTCGGTCGAGGACTCGACGCCCGAACGGCGCGAGGAGTGGCTCGAGGGGACGAGGGGGCTGGGCCGCAGTCTGGCCTCCGGCCCGGAGTCGCAGCTGTCGCGGACGAAACGGACGGCGACGGCCTGGCTGAAGGCGCTCCGGCTGCAGTTCTACCCGATGGCCTGGGTCGCCTACACGATCGGGGCGCTGGCGGCGACCGGCTCGAGCGACGTCTTTGCCGGCGGCGCGTACTGGCTGGGGCTCGGATTCTTGGCCTTCCTCGAGGCCGCGACGGTGCTGAGCAACGAGTACGTCGACTACGAGACGGACCGGCGGAACACGTTCGCCGGTCCGTTCACCGGCGGCTCTCGCGTCCTGGTCGACGACGAACTGTCGTTCGGGGAGCTTCGGACCGGTATCGCCGCGCTGCTTTCGGCCGCCGCCGCGTTCGGCGGGGCTACGGTGCTGATCGGTCGCGGATCGCCGGCGGCGATGGCCGGGATAATGGGGGCGCTCGCGGTCCTGGCGCTCGGATACACGATCCCGCCCCTGAAGCTCGTCTACCGTACGCTCGGCGAACTCGACGTCGCCGTCACGCACAGCGTCGGCGTCCTCCTCTGTGGGTTCGTCTTCCTCGGCGGGGCGTGGCACGATCCGCTGCCGTGGCTGCTGGGGCTGCCGTTTTTGTTATCGGTGCTCCCGTCGATCACCCTGGCTGGCGTTCCGGACGCCGCCGCCGACCGGCTCGCGGACAAGGAGACGGTGGCCGTCCGGTTCGGGATCGGCGGTGCCGCGACGGTCGCCGCGGCGACGGCGCTGCTCGCAGCCCTGACGGGCGCGCTCTGGCAGGCGCTGGACGTGGTGCCCGGCTACAGTCCGCTGATCTACCTCGGAATCGCTCACGCGCTGGGACTCGTCTGGCTGCTTCGGCGCCGACTCGAGCCTCGGACGGGACCCCAGCGGATCGACGGGCTGATGATGGCCTCGCTGAGCTACATCGCCTGGTTCGGCGTCGTGCCGCTGGTCGGCCTTCTCTGA
- a CDS encoding cupin domain-containing protein: MTEPRIRRREEIEYESVDAADGLEKGVLLADEHGAPNFAIRRFVLEAGAEVPEHTNAIEHEQYVLEGEYTVGIDDEEHEVEAGDSLLIPAGTVHWYRNEGDERGAFICAVPNGDDEIELLEGGD; the protein is encoded by the coding sequence ATGACGGAACCACGTATCCGCCGCCGCGAGGAGATCGAGTACGAGTCGGTCGACGCCGCGGACGGCCTCGAGAAGGGCGTCCTGCTCGCCGACGAGCACGGCGCGCCGAACTTCGCGATCCGCCGGTTCGTCCTCGAGGCCGGTGCCGAGGTGCCCGAGCACACGAACGCGATCGAGCACGAGCAGTACGTCCTCGAGGGCGAGTACACGGTAGGGATCGACGACGAGGAGCACGAGGTCGAGGCGGGCGACTCGCTGTTGATCCCCGCCGGGACCGTTCACTGGTACCGCAACGAGGGCGACGAACGGGGCGCGTTCATCTGCGCGGTACCGAACGGCGACGACGAGATCGAACTCCTCGAAGGAGGCGACTGA
- a CDS encoding cold-shock protein, giving the protein MAKGTVDFFNDTGGYGFIETEDADDDVFFHMEDIGGPDLEEGQELEFDIEQAPKGPRATNVERL; this is encoded by the coding sequence ATGGCGAAAGGAACCGTTGATTTCTTCAACGACACTGGCGGCTACGGATTCATCGAGACTGAGGACGCGGACGACGACGTGTTCTTCCACATGGAAGACATCGGCGGCCCGGACCTGGAAGAAGGGCAGGAACTCGAGTTCGACATCGAGCAGGCCCCCAAGGGCCCGCGCGCGACGAACGTCGAGCGCCTGTAA
- a CDS encoding carbonic anhydrase, with protein MGDTKDVLLELFEGNDGHVEELPDGYFAGVQTGQRPDVVSICCSDSRVPQERMWGVDQPGAVFTPSNIGNQVWDEDEGERIVDGGVLYPIHHAGTDVAAVVGHTGCGAVTAAYQVATGGDDPGPRGVDKWVELLVPVVEEALESDLVDAEADEETVINQLVEYNVDRQVAFLRESEDVPDDVDVYGFVYDFQGVYGDEYGRAYLVNHNGETDPAVVADRIPDEYETATHSLLY; from the coding sequence ATGGGCGACACGAAAGACGTCCTGCTCGAGTTGTTCGAAGGGAACGACGGCCACGTCGAGGAACTGCCCGACGGCTACTTCGCCGGGGTGCAGACGGGTCAACGCCCGGACGTGGTTTCGATCTGCTGTTCGGATTCGCGAGTCCCGCAGGAACGGATGTGGGGGGTCGATCAGCCGGGAGCGGTCTTCACCCCGAGCAACATCGGGAATCAGGTCTGGGACGAAGACGAGGGCGAGCGGATCGTCGACGGCGGCGTCCTGTATCCGATCCACCACGCCGGAACCGACGTCGCGGCCGTCGTCGGCCACACCGGCTGTGGCGCCGTTACGGCGGCCTACCAGGTGGCGACCGGCGGAGACGACCCCGGGCCGCGGGGCGTCGACAAGTGGGTCGAGCTGCTCGTCCCGGTCGTCGAAGAGGCGCTGGAGAGCGACCTCGTCGATGCCGAAGCCGACGAGGAGACGGTGATCAACCAACTCGTCGAGTACAACGTCGACCGCCAGGTCGCGTTCCTCCGGGAGTCCGAGGACGTCCCCGACGACGTCGACGTCTACGGCTTCGTCTACGACTTCCAGGGCGTCTACGGCGACGAGTACGGCCGGGCGTACCTGGTCAACCACAACGGCGAGACGGACCCGGCGGTGGTCGCGGACCGAATCCCCGACGAGTACGAGACGGCGACGCACAGTCTGCTGTACTAA
- a CDS encoding NADP-dependent oxidoreductase, with amino-acid sequence MAETRQWRLTSRPTGEPSRENFDLVTVERPEPGPGEVLVRTLYQSVDPYMRGRMRDAESYAEPWDVGEPMRAGVVAEVVESNHDDLEDGDVVTGTLLWAEHAVADGDDLRRVDPDRGPVSTALGVLGMPGVTAYFGVLDVAEPRPGDTVVVSAAAGAVGSVAGQLAGLSGARVVGTAGSDEKTAWLTDELGFDDAINYETTDDLGAAMAEACPDGVDVYFDNVGGPITDAVWPLLNVRSRVAVCGQIALYNATEVPTGPRKLGKLIESRARVEGLLVRDYEDRWGEALDRLSTFVAEDEIRYRENVVEGFENAPDAFLGLFEGENIGKQLVRVAEREA; translated from the coding sequence ATGGCAGAAACGAGACAGTGGCGACTGACGAGCCGCCCGACCGGCGAACCGAGCCGCGAGAACTTCGACCTCGTAACCGTCGAGCGCCCCGAACCGGGACCCGGCGAGGTGCTCGTCCGGACGCTGTACCAGTCGGTCGACCCGTACATGCGCGGTCGCATGCGCGACGCCGAGTCCTACGCGGAGCCGTGGGACGTCGGCGAGCCGATGCGGGCGGGCGTCGTCGCCGAGGTCGTCGAGTCGAACCACGACGACCTCGAGGACGGCGACGTCGTGACGGGGACCCTTCTCTGGGCGGAACACGCGGTCGCGGACGGCGACGACCTGCGGCGCGTCGATCCCGATCGCGGCCCGGTCTCGACGGCGCTCGGCGTGCTCGGGATGCCCGGCGTGACGGCCTACTTCGGGGTGCTCGACGTCGCGGAGCCCCGGCCCGGCGACACCGTCGTCGTCTCGGCCGCGGCCGGCGCGGTCGGCTCGGTCGCGGGCCAACTCGCCGGACTGAGCGGCGCGCGTGTGGTCGGCACGGCCGGCAGCGACGAGAAGACGGCCTGGCTCACCGACGAACTCGGCTTCGACGACGCGATCAACTACGAGACGACGGACGACCTCGGTGCAGCGATGGCCGAGGCCTGTCCGGACGGCGTCGACGTCTACTTCGACAACGTCGGCGGTCCGATCACCGACGCGGTCTGGCCGCTTTTGAACGTCCGCTCGCGCGTCGCCGTCTGCGGACAGATCGCGCTCTACAACGCGACGGAGGTTCCGACGGGACCGCGAAAGCTGGGCAAACTCATCGAGTCTCGCGCCCGCGTGGAGGGGCTTCTCGTCCGGGATTACGAGGACCGCTGGGGCGAGGCGCTCGATCGACTCTCGACGTTCGTCGCCGAGGACGAGATCCGCTACCGTGAGAACGTCGTCGAGGGATTCGAGAACGCCCCCGACGCGTTCCTCGGACTGTTCGAGGGCGAGAACATCGGGAAGCAACTCGTCCGGGTCGCGGAGCGAGAAGCGTAG
- a CDS encoding ABC transporter permease → MWTVGFRVLVRREILRFVRRPKNTFMPPAITNVLYFAVFGVVLGGRIDQIAGFDYILFILPGLVVLGTISNAFENASFSIFHGRWNEYIHETLTSPLSYAEMVVAYVAASSVRGLIVGVIIAAVGRLFVPISVENALYLVATMVVIAALFSSFGIIGGLVARDFDDLTVMNQFILRPLVFFGAVFYSLTILPSTWQTVSLLNPMVYMVDGVRYGLLGYSDLLEIAPAAYAEFAPLASLGVLTALTTVVLAIDVYLFKIGYGLTD, encoded by the coding sequence ATGTGGACCGTCGGCTTCCGCGTGCTCGTTCGCCGCGAAATCCTGCGGTTCGTCCGTCGCCCGAAGAACACGTTCATGCCGCCGGCGATCACGAACGTCCTCTACTTCGCCGTCTTCGGGGTCGTCCTCGGCGGTCGGATCGACCAGATCGCGGGATTCGACTACATCCTCTTCATCCTCCCCGGCCTCGTCGTGTTAGGGACGATCTCGAACGCCTTCGAAAACGCCTCGTTCTCCATCTTCCACGGACGGTGGAACGAGTACATCCACGAGACGCTCACCTCGCCGCTGTCGTACGCCGAGATGGTGGTCGCGTACGTCGCCGCCAGTTCGGTCAGGGGGCTGATCGTCGGCGTCATCATCGCCGCCGTGGGTCGCCTCTTCGTTCCCATCTCCGTCGAGAACGCGCTGTACCTCGTCGCGACGATGGTCGTCATCGCCGCGCTCTTCTCGAGCTTCGGAATTATCGGCGGACTCGTCGCCAGAGACTTCGACGACCTCACCGTCATGAACCAGTTCATCCTCCGGCCGCTGGTGTTCTTCGGAGCGGTCTTCTACTCGCTGACCATCCTCCCGTCGACGTGGCAGACCGTCTCCCTGCTGAATCCGATGGTCTACATGGTCGACGGCGTCCGATACGGACTGTTAGGGTACTCGGACCTGCTCGAGATCGCGCCGGCGGCCTACGCCGAGTTCGCGCCGCTCGCCTCGCTCGGCGTGCTCACCGCGCTCACGACCGTCGTGCTCGCGATCGACGTCTATCTGTTCAAGATCGGCTACGGGCTGACGGACTGA